From the genome of Ziziphus jujuba cultivar Dongzao chromosome 4, ASM3175591v1:
AAGTTCGGAACTTTGGCTGAGTATACAGCGGCTCAAGAGAAAGTGCTGGCTCTTAAACCCAACAATCTGAATTTCGTGGAAGCTGCTAGCCTTCCTCTGGCCATTGAGACTGCCTATGAAGGCTTTGAAATAGCTCAACTCTCTGCTGGCCAATCCATTCTTATTCTTGGAGGTGCCGGCGGAGTTGGAAGCCTCGCCATTCAGGTGCTTATtctcgtgtatatatatatatatatatatgttttctctgcttttcaaaaaattatgtgCTATTTATTTGTATGCAGCTTGCAAAGCATGTTTTTGGAGCATCAAGAGTGGCAGCTACAGCAAGCACAAAGAAACTAGACCTGTTAAGGAGCTTAGGTACTGATTTGGCCATTGATTACACTAAGGAGAAATATGAGGAGCTCCCTGAGAAATTCGATGTCGTTTTTGATGCAGTTGGTAAGTTTCATCCTAGATCAAAGTCATAGGAGATGAggtttaattatattgaatgtTGATGTTGATTATGGTGATATTTAACTTTGGAACATGGAAACAGGGGAAGGTGAACGAGCAGTGAAGGCATTGAAAGAAGGTGGGAAATCGGTGGCGATTGCAGGTCCAATATCTCCACCAACTGTCATATTTGTTCTGACTTCAACTGCAACTACTTTGGAGAAGCTGAAACCTTACTTGGAGAGTGGCAAGGTAAAGGCAGTGCTCGATCCAGTGACTCCAGTTCCATTTTCAAAGACTTTGGAGGCATTTGCCCACCTTGAAACTGGACATGCTACTGGCAAGATTGTTGTGTATCCTATCCCATGACTTGAcaaacctcttctttctttctgtcCTTCATTGCTATTTGTAAAACTTAAATCTTTTGTTTGTAAATAAATAGGGTTTAAaccttttatatgtaaattaagATGTTAAGGCAATTATAAGTAATATATGTCTGCTATGTGATCtagaaataatttttgttttttgttttttttttttttttttttgttttccaaatcATTAAACTCTTTTTAGATGTCAAATACTTTTTTGATACACTATTGATTTAAGATTGGTTTTAcactgaggaaaaaaaaaatgaaaaggtttTTTAGACATATGTACAAGCAACTTTTGAATTAGTTCATAATTTTGTTTCCACCGACCCCTGTACAAAGGAGAGATGTTTTGTAAGAATGATCCAGAATTGTGAGAAGAAATAGAATAGGAGGGATTGATGAcaagcggaaaaaaaaaaaaaagaggtataagtagaaggaaagaaaaatttgtTGGTTTCCATTTATATGGTAGGGAAAAAtagaaggaaattttttttcttttttttatcctcTTTAGTAATGATTGTAAATTGTCCTTTAATTAAGGGAAAAAGGTTGAAGATCAATCCCAAGTAAATTtgttgataaaatttattttcttcctcCAATCCCTCCAAAGACATACTTCAATTTTGCAAAGACATCACGTGTGCATCCACTCCCTTTGATTTAAGTTGGTGTTCCTTTTCCTATCCGAGTTCATACCAAACGATAGGTTTATTCCCTATCTCTCTCTTTTcccgttttatttttttccatatttctaATCTATCAAACAGAGTCTTCTACTTGCTTTTGGAGACAGTCCAATATCGAAGCGACAGTTttcaatacaaataattttgagttcaaattttcaaatcttaTCATATAAatgtgcccaaaaaaaaaaaaattgttcttatatccttaaaaaatcaattaccGAAAATCCTTCTTATAGTAaaccacaaaaattaaaaaaaaaaaaaaaaaaaaaaggaaaatgaaccATAAAGAGAGAATGATGTGTCCGGATGCATAATTGTCAGCAAAGCTTCTAGTAAGAAAtaccatcttcttctttttcaattatcaaggaatcatacaaaataattttaggtTCTGTAtttaagctctttttttttccccgttaTAACACGGCTTTCCATAGGTATTCCTGGCTCCTTGTCTTTATGGAGCTTGGGTGCTGATTTGGCCATTGATTACACCAAGGAAAACTTGGAAGACTAGCTGAGAAATTTGATGTCGTATTTAACACTGTCGGTAAGGTCACTGTCGTTAATTAATTTCCACAATGATATATTATACactaaaaaagtatatattatttggaaatatgaAACAGGGCAAGGTGGAGTAGTTGTGAAGGCATTGAAAGAGGGAGGAAAAGCGGTGTCAATTCAAGTTCCTGTAACTCCACCTACCGTCCTATTTATTTTCACTTCAACTGCAACTATTTTGAAGAGTGGGAGTATAAAACCAGTGCTTGATCCCAAAaccccttttcctttttctaaggCTGTGGAGGCTTTTTCCTAGCTTGAAACTTTCAGAGCTATTGCCAAGGTCGTTGTTTATTCTATTCCTTGACTTTTATGCATCCGAATACAACTTTGAGAATTAAGTTGCGTGatggttaaaaaagaaaattttgaatattagttATGATATTAAAGATCGATTTAAATCTggttatgtatatacatatatatatatatatatatatataggtaatttGTATGCCTAATGTACAAGTTGTTTCAATAATAAAGGATTTTAATACACTTAACGTGTCCTGTTTATTTATTCTTTCCGTTGAAATGTCAGTGgcataaaaagaaaagtcaaacatATATAACAACGCCACAACAACTCAACAACAACAATTCAAATTCAATATTGGGCAAACAGAACAATTGTACTAAAAAAGCAATATTTTGTCAGTATTATACCTTTAATAGTACCAATTTATAACAATTACATTAATTAGATTGATTTGGATGAGATAGCATGAAAGAGATCCTAATATCACGCATAAATTTGAACCCAAATTGTCTGCATGAATGGAGAAAATATGAGAAGCACTCGATAATatctcaaagaaaaaaaaaaaaaaaagaaaagtgtgtCCCAGATGCATAAGTTGAGTCAAATAATTTCGAAACTCACGCCCAATATATCTCATAATTTTGCGTCCGAAAATATTCAATTAGCATcgttaaatttctttttcgcTGTGTGATCTAAATTCAACTTTTGACTTcctatatatagaaaaaaagagCAATTAAATAACACATGCAAAACGCAATTCGGTCATAAAATTAAAGGGGACACAATCTCTATCTTTATTTTGCTGGGACTCTGCGAAAAAAAGTTTATCCTTTCTTCCTAAATCCAATTTTCCTTTCAATGGCTGAAGCAGCTTCCAATGTTCCAACAACAATACCCTCAGTACACAAGGCTTGGATCTACCAAGAGTATGGAAAATCCTCCGATGTGTTGAAGCTGGATGAAAATTTCCCAGTTCCAGAAGTGAATGAAGATGAGGTGCTGATCAAGGTTATTGCTGCTTCAATTAATCCTGTTGATTTCAAGAGGATGCTTGGTGCCATAAAAGATAATGACACTCCTCGACCTGTATGTCTCAGCAATTTTCTTCTATCTTTCCCTTCATTTCAGATCagtcattttgaattttgaattttgaattttttttttcttggtatttGGCAGATTGTTCCAGGACACGATGTTGCTGGGGTGGTGGTAAAAGTGGGAAGCAAAGTGAACAAATTCAAGGTTGGTGATGAAGTCTATGGAGATATAGCTGAAAAAGCTTTGTCCGAACCAAAACAGTTCGGAACTTTGGCTGAATACACGGCGGTTCAAGAGAAAGTATTGGCTCTGAAACCCAACAATCTGAGTTTTGTGGAAGCTGCTAGCCTTCCTCTGGCTATTGAAACAGCCTATGAAGCATTTGAACGAGCTCAACTCTGTTCTGGTAAATCAGTTCTTATTCTTGGAGGTGCCGGTGGAGTCGGAACCATGGCTATTCAGGTTTTCCTTTttgagtttataaaatttactatgTTTCTCAATATGCATATGAATTATTTTCTCTGTTTTATAATCAACAATGTGATGCAGCTAGCTAAGCATGTTTTTGGAGCATCCAGAGTGGCAGCTACAGCAAGCACTGCCAAACAAGACTTGTTAAGGAGCTTGGGTGCTGATTTGCCCATTGATTACACTAAGGACAAGTATGAGGAGCTTCCTGAGAAATTCGATGTAGTATTCGATGCAGTTGGTAAGATTCTTATCGAGTTCATCATTGTCTTTTtcataacacaaaacaaaacaaggcTGATGTGATATTATTGATTGATGATATGTATTTGGGAATGAAACAGGGGAAGGTGAACGACCGGTGAAGGCAATGAAAGAAGGTGGGAAAGTGGTATCGATAATGGGTCCAATAGCTCCACCAACTGTCATATTTGTTCTGACTTCAACTGCTACTACTTTGGAGAAGCTGAAGCCTTACTTCGAGAGTGGCAAAGTAAAGCCAGTGCTTGATCCCAAAACCCCATTTCCATTTTCCAACACTCTGGAGGCATTTTCCCACCTTGAAACTTGCAGGGCTATTGGAAAGGTTGTTGTCCATCCAATCCCATGATCATGACTTGAAaatccttctttctttttccgtGATATTGCTAAGGGTAAACGAAATGCTCAAGTTATTTGAACAAGAGAGGTTTTAATCAATACCGTTAATTTGTCATCCATGCAAAAGTAATAccgttttatttaaatttttttaatgggatAGAACCTTGCCGGATCATCATGTAATCACTAGACTCTTgatctgttatttttcttttaaatttctttctttttggtaatgaaaataaaataaagggtttttatttttattttttaatttaatttaatttaattttattattcttttttttctagcATGAACTTTTCCAGATTTGCATTTCACCCCCCCATAAATCATGGAAACATAAAGCATTGGCTTGTATGGTCTAAGCCCTTAATGCCATGCGCCTTGCACATGCTCCCTTTTCTTTATCAGATAAGAAGGGTAAACTTGGTCAATTAAAAccgaaaatatttatatttattttaccgtgtaaataaaaccaatatgataattatatatttcaaaaacaaaaaaatattattagctaaaaaaattttaaaaaaaaatggcacataTGAAATAATAGAATTTGGGGTTTAGGGATAAAGGCaaatcaaaaacataaaattaaaaaaatccatgAAAGTGAAGAAACAAGACAGTAGTATGCATTTAAAGGAAGAGAGATCTTATAATTAGCATAAAAAGGGTCaataaaaagatgaagaaattgttttgataGTGTGAAATATATGGAAGGATTTGTAATCTCCAGacctaaaataatttatttaaattgtaaattcaCATATGTTTATATTTCCAATATAAAATGAGAGAGTatattcactttttattttcttcttgtacccaacaaaaaataatgatatattcatctctttttctaaattcattcattcatatGATTAGAGAGTACATcaaccaacaaaaataaaaaataaaatgaaataaaaggaTTAGAAGTATAGCATACGGAAAGAAGATTAATTGGTATATGGAGTGGCCTCACTATTAGGCTAATAAAAGGCAGATACATGAAATGGCTAGAAatataccaaaagaaaaaaaaaatgaagaaaaagaaaaaaatgaaaaatgaaaaacaaaattctaaacGATTTGCAGCAAAATCTATAGCCATTTTAATGGCACAGATACGGGAAACAACTAGGGCACAATTTCGATTTGTCACTTGCCTTCGATCCACCTTCAACCCTAGCCTTCGGCACTCATCATTCTACTTTACTTATATCCCTTTCAAAgtatgtttgtttatttatgtaGTAAATACTACTAAGATATAAACAAGAGgtgttggtgtttttttttgtgggggggggggggggggggggggggggggggggttgttgtgttaaaaaaaaaaaagacaatctCCTAatgtaaaaaaggaaaatcataAGTAATAATTACGCTGCatgaaagttaaaaataaatattttataaaaaagaataaagaaaattgaagaTAAGACGTCAATTTCATGATCAAAATGGAAGCAAcagtgtgtacatcttatatgacggtggggaagaaattttttgctgagctacttacctctgaaggatggttgacttctgatgtaagttatatgctttatgttcatgtaaaatcattgtgttcctacgtttggaatgatgttttatttatcaccttgcacttgttatttatttcctttaatgtggttttgcagcatattgacactattttgtatttcatacgaaaaaggcggtttgagaatgagaagatgttcacccacacctgtgccatattagacgtgttattttgggtaagatgatgggatgttactgcatTGCTTAAtcttatattgatgatattttatattgtatatatttcattatttggcaatCATCCATCAAAaggcgttatcccatatggagggcatctcgtagcacatattTATGTGATGTGACCCTTCGTAGCTATGTGtgtgggaagtcacccaaacctagcgtgccgtggcggagatgtgattatgtaagtccctacatctatttaaaaaattctcactaagtttcccattttatggataatgaggttatgttctaatttgcaggtataaatccctgtcaacaatggaggcgcgcattggttcgcaacatgtgtggacttgaaggcccgacatattgatttatactatccaaatatgggaaataaatatgtctagaataaagagttgaacaatACGAAATGCCTTATGTAtttgctgccttacctattgaaggatgggggatattacgagaagaatccggacgtgcctcccactttagagccattcacgatgaccatgaccgaagatgcaccccgccaagataatgggtatgaatgtgttgtcactTCAAACAActtctattgctattgcttTATTGTGGTTACTTGTGGAAATACatgtggttggttttcattaatgctaatcattaatgctattctacAAGGGTGATTATGCGTCTacactttgaaatttattgaatacaaaaGTAGTGAGGAGAATCCTTCCTTTGGcccgcaagacattatgttttttagaaaaaaatatgctgttgatttgtactttaataaactttcaatgtagatcgtatgtttaatgttatgacactctatactaatgttatcttaatatgctgaacctatctttagtaatgataaccgttgaaaaaaaaaaaaaaacagaaaagaagaccctcggttgtgataaaaattaaaccaaagatgattaccgatggtgcatcgataattcccgattcaccatcggtaattaccgatacacTTTCAGAAAtatcaattaacatttttttttctccaaatactTAGCTAATGGGTGTTTTCgaaaaaaaaatacgataactgtagaccttcggtaattaccgatgaaaccttcagtaaccaacatatactctctggaaaaattaccgtaggtttcatcggtaattaccgaaaccccagtggtaatcacattgtaccaatgttatggcccccacaagtcccataaggtgtgttaaatgaaaacacatgcaaaatatggattatcaaattatcctaatgagagaaaatcccaaaattgcttaaaaagttctcaaattggccaaaaaaatacgatgattgtagaccttcggtaattaccgatgaaacctttggtaaccagcatataccctctggaaaaattaccgtaggtttcatcggtaattggtaaaatgtgattaccataggggttttggtaattaccgatgaaacctacgataatttttccagagagtatatgttggttaccgaacgtttcatcggtaattaccgaaggtctacagtcatcgtatttgtttggccaatttgagaactttttaagccattttgggattttctctcattaggataatttgagaatccatattttgcatgtgtttgcatgacaacacacgtaaggggacttgtgggcccaaaaaattggtaaaatgtgattaccatggGGGTtttgataattaccgatgaaacctacggtaatttttccagaggataTATGCTGGTTACTGAAGGTttcatctgtaattaccgaaggtctacaatcATCGTATttgtttggccaatttgagaactttttaaacaattttgggattttctctcattaggataATTTGAGAATCCATATTTTACATGTGTTTGCATGACAACACACGTAAGGAGACTTgtgggcccaaaaaattggtaaaaagtGATTACCATAGCGGTttcaataattaccgatgaaacatacggtaatttttccagaaggtATATGCtggttaccgaaggtctacagtcatcgtattgttttggccaatttgagaactttttaagcaattttgggattttctctcattaggataatttgataatccatattttgcatgtgtttgcatttaacacaccttatgggacttgtgggggccatatcattggtaaaatgtgattaccactggagttttagtaattaccgatgaaacctaaggtaatttttccaaagaatatatgttggttaccgaaggtttgatcggtaattaccgaaggtctacagttattgtattttttcccaatttgagaactttttttggagatttttgggttttctctccttacgATCATGTAACCATACATATTTTCCATgttcttgcatttaacacacattagggggttggtgggggccataacattggcAAAATGTGATTATCACTgggatttcggtaattaccgatgaaacctacggtaatgtttgaagcaaaaacaaattgaactttttcattttttaatgccgtttgatctcttactttgtcagaatttatcattaataatgctacatttagcatgttattggttggaacacacatgattgaagttgtcggatggaattgtggtgattcttttacgacggtgtacaaatgtcaattaccgatgatgcattggtcattaccattgggcagtaatatcatctgtgcaatagtaagaaacatacaaactaCTAAACCAAAAACTAAACatagaatgatatgttatcaaaacaatacgatagatgaatttgacaacaaaagaacatataaaaccaacgtctattatgccaaaacacatgttacgcggttgagcaactaattgcattcttgactacattgcatacacacgcataccgcataacatggccccattttctgaatatagcatcgcgcgattgatgggccttcggttcaatggtgctgttggttggtagtgctatcaagaggtacggcggcaGAGCATGATCAgctgctgtgaccaatctgtttgcacctcctgcatctatattgattacgctcctctccttgagattgaatcctcttctttctcggtcttcctgactgtttaccaatttgaggtggaagtacaacctggtttatgacatcatctag
Proteins encoded in this window:
- the LOC125419867 gene encoding 2-methylene-furan-3-one reductase, giving the protein MAAASSEPTIPSVNKAWIYSEYGKTLDVLKLDENFPVPQIKEDEVLIKVVAAALNPIDYKKILGVRKDNDPPLPIVPGHDVAGIVVKVGSQVKKFKVGDEVYGDITEKALEEPKKFGTLAEYTAAQEKVLALKPNNLNFVEAASLPLAIETAYEGFEIAQLSAGQSILILGGAGGVGSLAIQLAKHVFGASRVAATASTKKLDLLRSLGTDLAIDYTKEKYEELPEKFDVVFDAVGEGERAVKALKEGGKSVAIAGPISPPTVIFVLTSTATTLEKLKPYLESGKVKAVLDPVTPVPFSKTLEAFAHLETGHATGKIVVYPIP
- the LOC125421968 gene encoding 2-methylene-furan-3-one reductase, which codes for MAEAASNVPTTIPSVHKAWIYQEYGKSSDVLKLDENFPVPEVNEDEVLIKVIAASINPVDFKRMLGAIKDNDTPRPIVPGHDVAGVVVKVGSKVNKFKVGDEVYGDIAEKALSEPKQFGTLAEYTAVQEKVLALKPNNLSFVEAASLPLAIETAYEAFERAQLCSGKSVLILGGAGGVGTMAIQLAKHVFGASRVAATASTAKQDLLRSLGADLPIDYTKDKYEELPEKFDVVFDAVGEGERPVKAMKEGGKVVSIMGPIAPPTVIFVLTSTATTLEKLKPYFESGKVKPVLDPKTPFPFSNTLEAFSHLETCRAIGKVVVHPIP